The following proteins are encoded in a genomic region of Oceanisphaera profunda:
- the uspE gene encoding universal stress protein UspE, translating into MIKYQHILVVMDPAADTHPALHRAVSVAALQEQAAITLFMPIYDFSYEMTSMLSSTERDEMRAGVLQGREEWLKEILLPYQNSSINFTIKVVWHSRPFEAIILQVQEGQHDLVIKSSHKHNVIQTFIFTPTDWHLLRKCPCPVLLVKERDWPMGGNVLAAVNCAADDHDQVALNNKVIAESKEVARLLTAELHLINAYPITPVNMALELPDFDPNAYNAAVKRHHEKAMLVYAERFNLDHSVLHLEEGLAEEVIPHCATLIDASLVILGTVGRTGLSAALLGNTAEQVIDKLSCDILVLRPDA; encoded by the coding sequence ATGATTAAATATCAACATATTTTAGTGGTAATGGACCCGGCAGCAGATACCCATCCGGCGTTACACCGCGCCGTATCGGTGGCAGCCTTGCAAGAGCAAGCGGCCATTACCCTGTTTATGCCCATTTATGACTTTTCTTATGAAATGACCTCCATGCTGTCGAGCACTGAGCGAGACGAGATGCGTGCCGGTGTGCTGCAAGGCCGAGAAGAATGGCTAAAAGAGATACTGCTGCCTTATCAAAACAGCAGCATTAATTTTACCATCAAAGTGGTGTGGCACAGTCGCCCGTTTGAAGCCATTATTCTGCAAGTGCAAGAGGGCCAGCATGATTTAGTCATCAAAAGCAGCCATAAGCACAATGTTATTCAAACCTTTATCTTTACCCCCACCGACTGGCATCTATTACGCAAGTGCCCTTGCCCGGTGCTGTTAGTGAAAGAACGAGATTGGCCGATGGGTGGCAACGTACTGGCGGCAGTAAACTGCGCGGCGGATGATCACGACCAAGTGGCGCTGAATAACAAAGTCATCGCCGAAAGTAAGGAAGTGGCCCGCTTGTTAACCGCCGAGTTACACCTGATTAATGCCTACCCCATTACCCCAGTGAACATGGCGCTCGAGTTACCCGACTTCGACCCGAATGCGTATAACGCCGCGGTAAAACGCCATCATGAAAAAGCCATGCTGGTCTACGCTGAGCGTTTTAATTTAGACCACAGTGTATTACACCTTGAAGAAGGCTTGGCCGAAGAAGTGATCCCCCATTGTGCCACCCTTATCGATGCCAGCTTGGTTATCTTAGGCACAGTCGGTCGTACCGGCTTATCTGCCGCCCTACTCGGCAACACGGCCGAGCAAGTTATTGATAAGCTCAGCTGTGATATTTTGGTATTGCGCCCAGACGCCTAG
- a CDS encoding DUF2987 domain-containing protein, which produces MKTPRLLALCAALSLTFGSPMLQAQTLELDYSGFYKYLAKVKKAKVDQAELGFYLSRADGQGLCTIESGIIRVDDKLRGEVTVLPHGQFTLTEDKELDLDKAKVVLEVAEDTQCNISIQIQSNLTAGNRELGELRAIEDDMYRLLQKMAGWPGKYFVPELQGLTLNPAVPGGQVAGKAQLKLSQAQLTETGSLSLPAVRITPWF; this is translated from the coding sequence ATGAAAACTCCTCGTCTCTTAGCTTTATGTGCGGCGCTAAGCCTTACTTTTGGCTCGCCCATGCTACAAGCCCAAACCTTAGAGCTTGATTACAGCGGGTTTTATAAATATCTCGCCAAGGTGAAAAAAGCCAAAGTGGATCAGGCGGAGCTGGGCTTTTATTTAAGCCGCGCCGATGGCCAAGGCTTGTGCACCATAGAATCCGGCATTATCCGTGTGGATGATAAGCTTCGCGGGGAGGTGACTGTGCTCCCTCACGGTCAATTTACCTTAACGGAAGATAAAGAGCTGGATTTAGACAAAGCCAAAGTGGTGTTAGAAGTAGCAGAAGATACGCAGTGTAATATCTCGATTCAGATCCAGTCTAATTTGACGGCCGGTAATAGAGAACTGGGTGAACTGCGTGCCATCGAAGATGATATGTATCGTTTGCTACAAAAAATGGCCGGCTGGCCAGGCAAGTATTTTGTTCCTGAGTTACAAGGGCTAACACTCAACCCCGCTGTACCTGGTGGCCAGGTAGCAGGTAAAGCGCAGCTTAAACTCAGCCAAGCACAATTGACGGAAACCGGCAGCTTGAGCTTGCCCGCAGTACGCATTACCCCGTGGTTTTAA
- the potA gene encoding spermidine/putrescine ABC transporter ATP-binding protein PotA: protein MVEQSLPLVSLTSISKTFDGKAIIDNLDLSIYDGEFLTILGPSGCGKTTVLRLIAGLEQADIGRISLAGHDITDVPAEQRNVNTVFQSYALFPHMTLFENVAFGLRMQKLPNAEIKPRVIEALTMVQLEAMSERFPHQLSGGQQQRVAIARAVVNRPKVLLLDESLSALDYKLRKQMQSELKQLQRRLGITFVFVTHDQEEALSMSDRILVMQAGKIVQDGTPREIYESPANLFVARFIGEINVLDGVLLTQAQTAGAWHAKVEGRDCMVHSQLAFNAGDKVCVLLRPEDLRMSVCKADATDIATGVAGRIVERLYKGATLESRVELSSGQHILVSEFFDEDDPDFDYRLGEQVNITWVDSWEVVLPYEQH from the coding sequence ATGGTGGAACAATCTCTTCCTCTAGTCTCGTTGACGAGCATCAGTAAAACATTCGACGGTAAAGCCATCATAGATAATTTGGACTTATCCATTTATGACGGTGAATTCCTCACTATTTTAGGCCCCTCTGGTTGCGGAAAAACCACCGTATTACGCCTGATTGCCGGTTTAGAGCAAGCGGACATTGGCCGCATTAGCTTGGCCGGTCACGATATTACGGACGTGCCCGCCGAACAGCGCAACGTCAATACGGTGTTTCAAAGCTACGCCTTGTTCCCGCATATGACGCTGTTTGAGAACGTGGCCTTTGGTCTGCGTATGCAAAAACTGCCTAACGCCGAGATCAAGCCGCGGGTCATCGAAGCCTTAACAATGGTGCAATTGGAGGCCATGAGTGAGCGCTTTCCCCATCAGTTATCCGGCGGCCAACAGCAACGCGTGGCCATCGCGCGGGCCGTGGTTAATCGGCCCAAAGTGTTATTGCTCGATGAATCATTAAGTGCGCTGGATTATAAGTTACGCAAACAAATGCAAAGTGAGCTGAAGCAATTGCAGCGCCGCTTAGGCATTACTTTTGTGTTTGTGACTCATGATCAAGAAGAAGCCTTGTCGATGTCGGATCGCATCTTGGTGATGCAAGCCGGAAAAATAGTACAAGATGGTACACCTCGGGAAATTTATGAGTCTCCGGCTAACCTGTTTGTGGCGCGCTTTATTGGTGAGATTAACGTGTTAGACGGTGTGTTGCTCACCCAAGCTCAAACTGCGGGCGCTTGGCATGCCAAGGTAGAAGGCCGTGATTGTATGGTACACAGTCAGCTGGCGTTTAACGCCGGCGATAAGGTGTGCGTCTTGCTTCGCCCAGAAGATCTGCGGATGAGCGTATGCAAAGCCGACGCTACAGATATTGCAACTGGCGTGGCCGGTCGCATCGTGGAGCGCTTATATAAAGGTGCCACGCTGGAGTCTCGCGTTGAGCTGAGTTCAGGCCAGCATATTTTAGTGTCGGAGTTTTTTGATGAAGACGACCCAGACTTTGATTATCGTCTTGGCGAGCAAGTAAACATTACTTGGGTAGACAGCTGGGAGGTGGTATTGCCTTATGAACAACACTGA
- the potB gene encoding spermidine/putrescine ABC transporter permease PotB: protein MSKSPVTHRYSALARFKANGFRNMAVTVIVGWLLVFVFLPNLMIIATSFMTRDHASLVSLVFSTDSYRRLFDPLYAQVLGHSLLMAGIATCLCLAIGYPFAFIIAKLPARWRPIMLFLVIVPFWTNSLIRTYALKIVLGTKGLLNTALLSMGLIEQPLRIMFTEIAVIIGLVYILLPFMVLPLYSAIEKLDGRLLEAARDLGAGAMARFFRIILPLTLPGIVAGCLLVFLPALGMFYISDLLGGAKNLLIGNIIKTQFLNIRDWPFGAATSVTLTLLMAGLMYLYYRATKLLHKKVTLDD, encoded by the coding sequence ATGTCAAAATCACCCGTCACCCACCGTTATTCCGCGCTCGCCCGTTTTAAAGCCAACGGCTTTCGAAATATGGCGGTGACCGTGATTGTGGGCTGGTTGCTGGTATTTGTGTTTTTACCCAACCTGATGATTATCGCCACCAGCTTTATGACCCGCGATCACGCCAGTCTAGTGAGCTTGGTGTTCAGCACAGACAGTTACCGGCGTTTGTTTGATCCCTTATACGCTCAAGTATTGGGTCATTCATTATTGATGGCAGGCATCGCCACCTGTTTGTGTTTAGCGATTGGCTACCCGTTTGCCTTTATTATCGCCAAGCTTCCTGCACGCTGGCGGCCGATAATGCTGTTTTTAGTGATAGTGCCCTTTTGGACGAACTCCTTGATCCGCACTTATGCACTCAAAATAGTACTGGGCACCAAAGGCTTATTAAATACCGCCTTGTTGAGCATGGGGTTAATTGAGCAGCCGCTGCGCATTATGTTTACCGAGATAGCCGTGATTATTGGCTTGGTTTATATCTTGCTGCCCTTTATGGTGCTGCCTTTGTATTCGGCCATTGAAAAGCTCGATGGTCGTTTATTGGAAGCCGCGCGGGATCTAGGCGCTGGTGCTATGGCGCGATTTTTTCGCATCATACTGCCGCTCACCTTGCCCGGCATAGTGGCGGGTTGCTTGCTGGTATTTTTACCGGCGCTGGGGATGTTTTATATTTCTGATTTATTGGGCGGCGCCAAGAACTTGCTGATTGGTAACATCATTAAAACCCAGTTCCTTAATATTCGGGACTGGCCATTTGGTGCGGCCACCAGCGTGACATTAACGCTACTGATGGCGGGGTTGATGTATTTATATTATCGCGCCACTAAATTGCTGCATAAGAAGGTAACGCTTGATGATTAA
- the potC gene encoding spermidine/putrescine ABC transporter permease PotC: protein MINWLKGSFLLLVFAYLYIPIGVLIANAFNRSKFGIRWEGFTLEWFSRLANNASLMEAARHSLTIALLSASAAALIGTLAAVALYRYRFRGKNFVGGMLFVVLMSPDIVMAISLLALFVTLGIALGFWSLLFAHITFCLPFVVITVYSRLKGFDVRMLEAAKDLGASESVIFRRIILPLAAPAIAAGWLLSFTLSLDDVIVSSFVTGPSYEVLPLKIYSMVKVGVSPEVNALATLMLGLSLVLVVVAQLLLRKKHS from the coding sequence ATGATTAATTGGCTGAAAGGCAGCTTTTTATTGTTGGTGTTTGCTTATCTGTATATTCCGATTGGAGTTTTGATTGCTAACGCCTTTAACCGCTCTAAGTTTGGCATCCGCTGGGAAGGCTTTACCCTCGAATGGTTTAGTCGCTTGGCCAATAACGCCAGTTTAATGGAAGCGGCACGCCACTCACTGACTATCGCCCTGCTCTCGGCATCGGCGGCGGCTTTAATTGGCACCTTAGCGGCGGTGGCGTTATATCGTTATCGCTTTCGCGGGAAAAACTTTGTGGGCGGCATGTTGTTTGTGGTGTTGATGTCGCCAGACATAGTGATGGCCATTTCCTTGTTGGCATTATTTGTCACCTTAGGCATAGCGCTGGGATTTTGGTCGTTATTGTTTGCGCACATTACCTTTTGCTTGCCGTTTGTGGTGATCACCGTGTACTCACGCCTTAAAGGCTTTGATGTGCGTATGCTAGAAGCGGCCAAAGACTTAGGTGCCAGTGAATCGGTAATTTTTCGGCGCATTATTTTACCTCTGGCCGCGCCGGCTATTGCTGCAGGCTGGTTATTGAGCTTTACTCTGTCGTTGGATGACGTAATAGTGAGCTCGTTTGTTACGGGCCCCAGTTATGAAGTATTACCGTTAAAAATATATTCCATGGTCAAGGTCGGCGTGTCGCCCGAGGTTAATGCCTTAGCCACCCTTATGCTCGGCCTGTCGTTAGTATTAGTGGTCGTGGCACAACTGCTATTAAGGAAAAAACATTCATGA
- a CDS encoding extracellular solute-binding protein, which produces MNLAIPARILAPLALAMAASFPLMAQAQERLSVYAWAEYLPDAVLQAFTKETGIKVDYGTFDSNEALYAKLKLLQTSKAKESYDVIFPSSYMVSKMAREGMLQPLDKAQLPNFEQLDNSMLNKDFDPNNQYSMPYAFGSTAIAINRDDLPDTKMTSWQDLWDKSWKNQLMLTDDIRESFQMALLTLGFSANSKDPAEIKAAYEKLKPLQANVLLYNSDNPRLPYVTGETSLGLLWSDQAYKTQQDGIALEYVYPTEGAIFWVDSAVIPANAKSVSAAHQFLNFLMRPEVAAQVIQELGIAVPNQGAKPLLPKEVAENQVLFPSAELIEQGHFQDDLGDEVLAIYEDYWVKLRSQ; this is translated from the coding sequence ATGAACTTAGCAATTCCAGCTCGTATCTTAGCGCCATTAGCATTGGCCATGGCCGCCAGTTTTCCGTTAATGGCTCAAGCTCAAGAACGGTTATCCGTGTATGCCTGGGCGGAATATTTACCCGATGCGGTATTGCAGGCCTTTACTAAAGAAACCGGCATTAAGGTCGATTACGGCACTTTTGACTCTAACGAAGCCTTGTATGCCAAATTAAAATTGCTGCAAACCAGCAAAGCGAAAGAAAGTTACGATGTGATTTTTCCTTCTAGCTACATGGTGAGCAAGATGGCGCGCGAGGGCATGTTACAGCCCCTCGATAAAGCTCAGCTGCCAAACTTTGAGCAGTTAGATAACAGCATGCTGAATAAGGATTTTGACCCTAATAATCAGTACAGCATGCCCTATGCGTTTGGCAGCACGGCCATTGCTATTAACCGCGATGACTTGCCCGATACCAAAATGACGTCTTGGCAAGACTTGTGGGATAAAAGCTGGAAAAACCAATTGATGCTCACGGATGATATTCGTGAAAGCTTTCAAATGGCATTGTTAACGCTGGGGTTTTCCGCTAACAGTAAAGATCCTGCCGAGATCAAGGCGGCCTATGAAAAACTTAAACCTTTGCAAGCCAACGTGCTGCTTTATAACTCGGATAATCCACGCCTGCCCTACGTGACTGGCGAAACCTCATTGGGTTTACTGTGGAGTGATCAGGCGTATAAGACGCAACAAGACGGCATAGCACTGGAATACGTGTATCCCACTGAAGGCGCAATTTTTTGGGTCGACAGTGCCGTGATCCCCGCGAACGCAAAATCCGTGAGCGCCGCGCACCAGTTCTTAAACTTCTTGATGCGCCCAGAAGTGGCAGCTCAAGTAATTCAAGAATTAGGCATTGCCGTGCCAAATCAAGGCGCTAAGCCGTTATTGCCAAAAGAGGTCGCCGAGAACCAAGTTTTGTTCCCGAGCGCTGAACTGATCGAGCAAGGTCATTTTCAAGATGACTTAGGCGATGAGGTGTTGGCCATCTATGAAGATTACTGGGTAAAGCTGCGCTCTCAATAA
- the cobB gene encoding Sir2 family NAD+-dependent deacetylase, with protein MRPVRKGNIVILTGAGISAESGIKTFRASDGLWEEHRIEDVATPEGYARDPELVHKFYNERRKLLHTVNPNAAHLALAKLEAEWPGTVTLVTQNIDDLHERAGSKNVLHMHGELLKARCPHSNQTVDWPGALHGSDLCQCCQFPEPLRPHIVWFGEMPLLLDRIYHAISEASLFISIGTSGNVYPAAGLVHEASMHNAHTIEINLEPSQGKTHFAEHRYGPATIEVVQYVEELLNKGA; from the coding sequence ATGCGGCCTGTGCGCAAAGGTAATATAGTGATCCTCACCGGTGCAGGTATCTCGGCCGAGTCAGGAATTAAAACATTTAGAGCCAGTGATGGCTTATGGGAAGAACACCGCATTGAAGATGTGGCGACCCCAGAAGGGTACGCGCGGGATCCTGAATTAGTGCATAAATTTTATAATGAACGCCGTAAGCTGTTGCATACCGTGAACCCAAACGCGGCGCATCTTGCGTTGGCGAAACTCGAAGCCGAGTGGCCCGGTACCGTCACGCTGGTCACGCAAAATATTGATGACTTGCATGAGCGGGCTGGCAGTAAAAATGTGCTGCATATGCACGGCGAATTGCTAAAAGCGCGCTGCCCCCATAGCAATCAAACTGTGGACTGGCCTGGTGCGTTACATGGCAGCGACCTCTGTCAATGTTGTCAGTTTCCAGAGCCATTGCGTCCGCATATTGTGTGGTTTGGTGAGATGCCCTTATTGCTGGATAGGATTTATCACGCCATAAGTGAAGCCAGCTTGTTTATCTCCATTGGTACGTCGGGCAATGTTTATCCAGCGGCCGGCTTAGTTCACGAAGCCAGTATGCATAATGCTCACACCATAGAAATTAATTTAGAGCCCAGTCAAGGTAAAACACACTTCGCCGAGCACAGATACGGACCGGCCACGATTGAAGTGGTGCAGTACGTGGAAGAATTGCTTAATAAGGGCGCGTGA
- the ihfA gene encoding integration host factor subunit alpha produces MALTKADLAEHLFTDLGLSKRDAKEMVEAFFEEIRLALEQGEQVKISGFGNFELRNKGERPGRNPKTGEDIPISARRVVTFRPGQKLKARVENIEPPNASESADK; encoded by the coding sequence ATGGCCTTAACAAAAGCCGATTTAGCAGAGCACCTGTTTACCGATTTAGGTTTATCGAAGCGTGATGCCAAAGAGATGGTGGAAGCCTTCTTTGAGGAAATTCGTCTCGCTCTTGAGCAAGGTGAACAGGTTAAAATTTCTGGTTTTGGTAATTTTGAATTGCGCAATAAAGGCGAACGGCCGGGGCGTAATCCAAAGACCGGTGAAGATATCCCCATCTCGGCACGCCGAGTGGTGACCTTCAGACCAGGGCAAAAGCTAAAAGCGAGAGTAGAAAATATCGAGCCGCCGAACGCATCCGAGTCAGCCGATAAATAA
- the pheT gene encoding phenylalanine--tRNA ligase subunit beta, whose product MKFSTSWLDEWVNPGLSTDALAELITMAGLEVDGIEPVAGDFNQVVVGEVVECGQHPDADKLQVTKVNVGGDELLDIVCGAPNCRTGLKVAVAVVGAVLPGDFKIKKAKLRGQASHGMLCSYSEIGIDLDSSGIIELPLDAPIGDCVREYLKLNDSIVEIDLTPNRADCLSMAGVAREVGVLKQATVNWPEIADVPASIDDKVAVSLNAPDACPRYLARVIKNIDVTAATPLWMQEKLRRSGIRSIDPVVDVTNFVLIEWGQPMHAFDLATLNGAINVRLAEQDEKLTLLDGNEVSLNSDTLVIADEQKAIAMAGIFGGQVTGVTDTTKDVLLECAFFSPLAITGRARSYGLHTDSSHRFERGVDYQLQHKVIQRATALLLDICGGEAGPVVEAVSEAHLPTANTVTLRHAKLNRTIGIDIDADQVTDMLTRLGFSVTKTSDGWQAVVPSYRFDISIEEDLVEEVARVYGYNNIPNQAPVAGLTMSSHREAKLPLNRLKDALVDLGYQEAITYSFVDPSQQQLLFPDAKTMILPNPISADMSEMRVSLWPGLIQAAVYNQNRQQPRLRLFEQGLTFVPDANAENGVQQTPKLAGLLLGTVSAEHWDMAEKGSDFFDIKGDLETLLALSGHELDFSFARTDITALHPGQSAAVLYQGQQVGLIGAVHPSLLKKLGLKSQAYVFEVELSAITQRHVPLAADISRFPANRRDLALVVDNQVAAGDILDLVRKVGGNQLVGLNLFDVYQGAGISDGKKSLALSLVLQDTHRTLEEKEIADTVARIVTALSDEFSASLRD is encoded by the coding sequence ATGAAATTTTCAACATCATGGCTGGACGAGTGGGTAAACCCAGGTCTTAGCACAGACGCGCTTGCCGAGCTTATTACCATGGCAGGCCTAGAAGTAGACGGCATTGAACCGGTAGCCGGTGACTTTAATCAAGTGGTAGTGGGTGAAGTGGTGGAGTGCGGCCAACATCCCGATGCAGATAAACTGCAAGTGACCAAGGTTAACGTGGGTGGGGATGAGCTACTCGATATCGTCTGCGGCGCGCCAAATTGTCGTACCGGTTTAAAAGTTGCAGTAGCTGTAGTCGGCGCCGTATTACCCGGTGATTTTAAGATTAAAAAAGCCAAGCTGCGCGGCCAAGCATCCCACGGTATGCTCTGCTCCTACAGCGAAATTGGCATAGATTTAGACTCAAGCGGTATTATTGAACTGCCCTTAGATGCGCCGATTGGTGACTGCGTGCGTGAGTATTTAAAGCTTAACGACAGCATCGTCGAAATTGACCTCACGCCAAACCGCGCCGACTGCTTAAGCATGGCCGGTGTGGCCCGTGAAGTAGGTGTACTCAAGCAAGCTACAGTTAATTGGCCTGAGATTGCTGACGTGCCGGCCAGTATCGACGACAAAGTAGCAGTGAGCTTAAACGCCCCCGATGCCTGCCCGCGTTATTTAGCGCGCGTGATTAAGAATATTGATGTAACGGCAGCAACGCCGTTATGGATGCAAGAAAAGCTGCGCCGCAGTGGCATACGCTCTATTGATCCGGTAGTTGATGTGACTAACTTCGTGCTGATTGAATGGGGTCAACCCATGCACGCTTTCGACTTGGCCACGCTCAATGGTGCCATTAATGTGCGCTTAGCCGAGCAAGACGAAAAGCTTACCCTCTTGGATGGTAATGAAGTGAGCTTAAACAGCGACACTTTGGTTATCGCCGATGAGCAAAAAGCCATTGCCATGGCGGGTATTTTTGGCGGCCAAGTCACAGGCGTGACTGACACCACTAAAGACGTATTGTTAGAGTGTGCCTTTTTTAGTCCGCTGGCCATTACCGGCCGCGCGCGCAGTTACGGCTTGCACACCGACTCGTCTCATCGCTTTGAGCGCGGCGTGGATTATCAACTGCAACATAAAGTGATACAGCGGGCCACCGCCTTATTACTGGACATTTGTGGCGGCGAAGCAGGACCTGTGGTTGAAGCCGTGTCTGAAGCCCATTTACCGACCGCCAATACCGTGACCTTGCGCCATGCCAAGCTGAATCGCACTATCGGCATCGATATCGATGCGGATCAGGTTACCGATATGCTGACCCGCTTAGGCTTTAGCGTCACTAAAACCAGTGACGGTTGGCAGGCCGTAGTGCCGAGCTATCGCTTTGATATCAGTATCGAAGAAGACTTGGTGGAAGAAGTGGCCCGTGTTTATGGCTACAACAATATTCCTAATCAAGCGCCTGTTGCAGGCCTGACTATGTCTTCTCATCGCGAAGCTAAGCTGCCGCTGAATCGCTTAAAAGATGCACTGGTGGATTTGGGCTACCAAGAAGCCATCACTTATAGCTTCGTGGATCCGAGCCAACAGCAATTGCTGTTCCCGGATGCTAAGACCATGATATTGCCGAATCCGATTTCCGCCGATATGTCAGAAATGCGCGTCTCACTTTGGCCAGGCCTGATTCAAGCGGCGGTGTATAACCAAAACCGTCAGCAGCCACGGCTGCGCTTATTTGAACAGGGCTTAACTTTTGTGCCCGACGCAAATGCCGAAAATGGCGTGCAGCAAACGCCAAAACTGGCCGGTTTACTGCTGGGCACAGTGTCTGCAGAGCATTGGGACATGGCGGAGAAGGGCAGCGATTTCTTTGATATTAAAGGCGATCTTGAGACGCTACTGGCGTTAAGCGGCCATGAGCTGGACTTTAGTTTTGCGCGTACCGACATTACAGCCCTGCACCCAGGTCAGTCGGCCGCAGTACTGTATCAAGGTCAGCAAGTGGGCTTGATTGGCGCCGTACACCCAAGCTTACTGAAAAAGTTAGGCCTTAAGTCTCAGGCTTATGTGTTTGAAGTAGAGCTCAGCGCCATAACGCAACGCCATGTACCTTTAGCCGCCGATATTTCGCGCTTTCCTGCTAACCGTCGCGATCTTGCTTTGGTGGTAGACAATCAAGTAGCCGCAGGCGATATCCTTGATTTAGTTAGGAAAGTTGGCGGAAATCAACTGGTTGGATTAAACTTGTTTGATGTATACCAAGGTGCTGGCATCAGTGACGGTAAGAAAAGCTTAGCGCTGAGCTTGGTGTTGCAAGATACCCATCGCACTTTGGAAGAAAAAGAAATTGCCGATACCGTAGCACGTATTGTAACGGCACTTTCGGATGAGTTTAGTGCATCCTTGAGGGATTAA
- the pheS gene encoding phenylalanine--tRNA ligase subunit alpha produces the protein MDQLQDVIVKAQAQISAAATIAELDDIRVHYMGKKGIFTEQSKTLGKLSAAERPAAGQVINQAKQAVNDALNSKREALQLAELNLKLASETLDISLPGRRQSVGGLHPVTRTIKRIESFFGELGFQTVEGPEIEDDFHNFDALNIPAHHPARADHDTFYFNPKLMLRTQTSGVQIRTMQHQAPPIRIISPGRVYRNDYDQTHTPMFHQVEGLLVDENVSFAQLKGVLHEFLHNFFEEDLEIRFRPSHFPFTEPSAEVDVMGKNGKWLEVLGCGMVHPNVLRSVGIDPERYSGFAFGMGVERLTMLRYGVNDLRAFFENDLRFLKQFG, from the coding sequence ATGGATCAGCTGCAAGACGTAATCGTCAAAGCACAGGCACAGATTTCGGCCGCCGCAACCATAGCTGAACTGGATGACATCCGGGTGCATTACATGGGTAAAAAAGGCATTTTTACCGAACAATCCAAGACACTCGGCAAGTTATCCGCCGCAGAGCGTCCTGCTGCCGGCCAGGTGATAAACCAAGCCAAACAAGCGGTCAATGATGCACTGAACAGCAAGCGCGAAGCGCTGCAGTTAGCGGAACTGAACTTAAAACTGGCTTCAGAAACGCTGGATATCAGCTTGCCAGGTCGTCGCCAATCAGTGGGCGGTTTGCACCCCGTAACGCGCACCATTAAGCGCATAGAGTCGTTTTTTGGCGAGTTGGGTTTTCAGACGGTTGAAGGTCCAGAAATCGAAGATGATTTCCATAACTTCGATGCGCTGAATATTCCCGCTCATCATCCGGCGCGCGCCGATCACGACACCTTTTATTTCAATCCTAAGCTGATGCTGCGTACCCAAACCTCTGGCGTACAAATTCGTACCATGCAACATCAAGCGCCGCCGATCCGCATTATTTCGCCGGGTCGTGTGTATCGTAACGATTACGATCAAACCCATACTCCTATGTTTCATCAGGTGGAAGGGCTGTTAGTGGATGAAAATGTCAGCTTTGCCCAGTTAAAAGGCGTGCTGCACGAATTCTTGCATAACTTTTTCGAAGAAGACTTAGAAATACGCTTTCGACCTTCGCACTTTCCTTTTACCGAACCCAGCGCCGAAGTAGATGTGATGGGCAAAAACGGCAAATGGTTAGAAGTGCTGGGTTGCGGCATGGTGCACCCCAATGTATTGCGCTCGGTCGGTATCGATCCTGAACGCTACAGCGGCTTTGCCTTTGGCATGGGCGTGGAGCGCCTCACTATGTTGCGCTACGGCGTGAATGACTTACGCGCCTTCTTCGAAAATGATCTGCGTTTTCTTAAGCAATTTGGTTAA
- the rplT gene encoding 50S ribosomal protein L20, translated as MARVKRGVTARARHKKVLKQAKGYYGARSRVYRVAVQAVTKAGQYAYRDRRQKKRQFRQLWIARINAASRQNGLSYSRFINGLKKASVEIDRKILADIAVHDKTTFTALVSKAKEALAA; from the coding sequence ATGGCAAGAGTTAAACGTGGTGTGACCGCTCGCGCGCGTCATAAAAAAGTACTAAAGCAAGCTAAAGGTTATTACGGCGCTCGTTCACGCGTATATCGCGTAGCGGTTCAAGCAGTAACTAAAGCCGGTCAATATGCATATCGTGACCGTCGTCAGAAAAAACGTCAGTTCCGTCAGCTGTGGATTGCGCGTATTAACGCTGCAAGCCGTCAGAACGGTCTTTCATACAGCCGCTTCATCAATGGTTTGAAAAAAGCCTCTGTTGAAATCGACCGTAAGATCCTGGCTGATATCGCCGTACACGACAAAACCACCTTCACCGCTTTGGTTAGCAAAGCAAAAGAAGCGTTGGCAGCATAA
- the rpmI gene encoding 50S ribosomal protein L35 — MPKMKSNKGAAKRFKKTANGFKCKQSHTSHILTKKSTKRKRHLRGTNLVAASDVAQVQSMLPYA, encoded by the coding sequence ATGCCGAAAATGAAGTCCAACAAAGGTGCTGCAAAGCGCTTTAAGAAAACCGCGAATGGTTTTAAGTGTAAACAATCACACACCAGCCATATCCTCACCAAGAAGAGCACCAAGCGTAAGCGTCATCTGCGCGGTACTAACTTAGTTGCTGCGTCTGACGTTGCACAAGTTCAATCAATGTTGCCCTACGCTTAA